In Plasmodium vinckei vinckei genome assembly, chromosome: PVVCY_13, a single genomic region encodes these proteins:
- a CDS encoding serine/threonine protein kinase, putative, with the protein MGVALSKRKNNSDKNLKNDSSENKRQKKNDEHDSNLEFIKKYKIINKIGDGNFSKVFCCRGENKKKCAMKLMCCPLKKTSHYNCFKRELFIMKTINNKHPYIVKILDYHEKIWKKYYIVKLILEYCEGGNLFEYIKINGSCTHSEARVIIIKLAKTIQYINSLKIMHRDIKPENILLRTKDNIKSVVLSDFGLAKITPSNQSVVKSRSVCGSDFYLAPEIIKNKEYGIKIDIWSLGVLIFFIITGKVPFTGKNANELYNNILKANIPELLSKEKSLNIQPGLKNLLENILVHDPEKRFSCSDILNHRWIRGTLTSCEFKIFNSASYIKKLKLDKKKSLPDEPKENQIINKSFEKEKDSIANMKKKYTFFLKKITN; encoded by the exons atggggGTTGCATTAAGCAAAAGAAAGAACAATTCAG ATAAAAATCTTAAAAATGACTCATCCGAAAATAAAAgacaaaagaaaaatgatGAGCATGACTCGAATTTggaatttataaaaaaatacaaaattataaacaagATTGGAGA TGGcaatttttcaaaagtCTTTTGTTGCCGAGgagaaaacaaaaaaaaatgcgcTATGAAG TTAATGTGCTGCCCCTTGAAGAAAACATCACATTATAATTGCTTCAAGCgtgaattatttataatgaaaacGATAAATAACAAGCATCCATACATTGTCAAAATTCTCGATTACCACGAAAAAATTTGGAAAa aatattatatagtCAAATTGATTTTAGAATATTGCGAAGGGggaaatttatttgaatatataaaaataaatggaaGCTGTACCCATTCAGAAGCTAGagttattataattaaactAGCCAAAAcaatacaatatataaactctttaaaaattatgcacAGAGATATTAAAcctgaaaatattttactaaGAACtaaagataatataaaaagtgtaGTTCTATCCGATTTTGGACTAGCTAAAATTACACCTTCAAACCAGTCTGTTGTTAAAAGTAGATCTGTGTGTGGAAGTGATTTTTACCTTGCCCcagaaattataaaaaataaagaatatggAATAAAA ATTGACATTTGGAGTTTAGgggttttaattttttttataataaccGGAAAAGTGCCCTTTACGggaaaaaatgcaaatgagctatataataatattctcAAAGCAAATATTCCTGAATt ACTATCCAAGGAAAAATCATTGAACATCCAACCgggattaaaaaatttattagaaAACATTTTAGTGCACGATCCGGAAAAGCGATTTAGC TGCTCAGATATTTTAAACCATAGATGGATTAGAGGAACACTTACAAGCTgtgaatttaaaatttttaattcagcttcatatataaa AAAATTAAAgttagacaaaaaaaaaagtttacCTGATGAGCCCAAAGAAaaccaaataataaataaatcatttgaaaaagaaaaggatTCCATTgcaaatatgaaaaagaaatatacctttttcttaaaaaaaattacaaattaa
- a CDS encoding signal recognition particle subunit SRP54, putative, whose product MVLTELGAQLTSALQKIQAAPVADDAVIEECLKEIVRALILADINVIYLKDIKSNIKKNIEKNAAAYGNNKKRLVQKYVVEELIKLLEGKKESYVPKKGGRNVILFVGLQGSGKTTTCTKYAHYYQKKGFKTALICADTFRAGAFDQLKQNAAKVKIPFYGSYSEVDPVKIATDGVNAFLKDKYDLIIVDSSGRHKQENDLFEEMKQVENSIKPEEIVFVIDSHIGQSCHDQAMAFKNSVKVGSIIITKIDGHAKGGGALSAVSAIGCPITFIGTGEHVNDFEKFEAKSFVSRLLGLGDIDGLVSTLKEVIDIEKQPQLINRIAKGKFVLRDMYDQFQNVFKMGSLSKVMSMIPGFGTNLISKGTEKEGIDKIKKYMVIMDSMTNEELDCVKPLNDSRCIRICKGSGTRLSDIRELLEQFKFLQKMVLKMGKLGLRENGMGNLMRNQKQFMSKMSNMGNMMDPNMFNNMGGANNMVNMLKELTKMDDFGGVMSNMMKQMGMKK is encoded by the coding sequence atggtTCTTACTGAACTCGGGGCGCAGCTTACAAGTGCACTTCAAAAAATTCAAGCAGCGCCAGTTGCTGACGATGCTGTTATCGAAGAATGCTTAAAAGAAATTGTACGAGCTTTAATTTTAGCAGATATTAATGTGATTTATTtgaaagatataaaaagtaatataaaaaaaaatattgaaaaaaatgctgCAGCATatggtaataataaaaaaaggttagttcaaaaatatgtagtagaagaattaattaaattattagaaggaaaaaaagaatCTTATGTACCTAAAAAAGGAGGTAGAaatgtaatattatttgtggGGTTACAAGGTAGTGGTAAAACAACTACTTGTACAAAATATGCacattattatcaaaaaaaaggatTTAAAACTGCTTTGATTTGTGCTGATACATTTAGAGCTGGAGCTTTTGATCAACTAAAACAAAATGCAgcaaaagtaaaaataccATTTTATGGTAGTTATTCTGAGGTTGATCCAGTAAAAATAGCAACCGATGGTGTAAatgcatttttaaaagataaatatgatttaaTTATAGTTGATAGTTCGGGAAGACATAAACaagaaaatgatttatttgaaGAAATGAAACAAGTAGAAAATTCTATAAAACCAGAAGAAATCGTATTTGTTATTGATAGTCATATAGGTCAAAGTTGCCATGATCAAGCTATGGCATTTAAAAACTCTGTAAAGGTAGgaagtattattattacaaaaattgATGGGCATGCTAAAGGTGGTGGTGCATTATCAGCAGTTTCTGCTATTGGATGTCCTATAACATTTATAGGTACAGGAGAACATGTAAatgattttgaaaaattcgAAGCAAAATCCTTTGTATCAAGATTATTAGGATTAGGTGATATTGATGGATTAGTATCTACTTTAAAAGAAGTTATAGATATAGAAAAACAACcacaattaataaatagaattgcaaaaggaaaatttgttttaagAGATATGTATGATCAATTTcaaaatgtatttaaaatgGGAAGTCTTAGTAAAGTTATGTCTATGATACCCGGGTTTGGAACTAACCTAATTAGCAAAGGAACTGAAAAAGAAGGTAtagataaaattaaaaaatatatggttATTATGGATTCAATGACTAATGAAGAATTGGATTGTGTCAAGCCTCTTAATGATAGTCGATGTATACGTATTTGTAAAGGTTCGGGAACAAGACTTTCAGATATAAGAGAATTATTAgaacaatttaaatttttacaaaaaatggtaTTGAAAATGGGAAAATTAGGTTTAAGAGAGAATGGTATGGGAAATCTAATGAGAAATCAAAAACAATTTATGAGTAAAATGAGTAATATGGGTAATATGATGGATCCtaatatgtttaataaTATGGGAGGAGCTAATAATATGGTTAATATGCTAAAGGAGCTTACAAAAATGGACGATTTTGGTGGTGTCATGTCAAACATGATGAAACAAATGGGTATGAAGAAATGA